Below is a genomic region from Raphanus sativus cultivar WK10039 chromosome 4, ASM80110v3, whole genome shotgun sequence.
TCTTCTCCATCTTTGAAGATTGATCTCACCATAGAAGAAGATGGATGGTATATATTTGACCTCATCTGCAGTTTAATTCCATAATTCCTTAAGGTCTTTGGTTCTTACCAACGATGAAAGTGTTGTTATTTTGAGCTTCCACTAGCTTATAGATAGATTGACTTTTGATGAAACTATATGTGTGAAAAGTGGATCTTATATTCTTATGTATGTGTCCGATTCTTCTCTAGCCTTAATTACTTTCATATGACTGGTCATGCATGCAGTGAAAGGTAGAACCTAAACCTCTGTTCTGCATATACTTTCCTCTGTTCTCCACGTAAACCTCTGTTCTTACAATTGTTATTTTGAGCTTCCACTTAGCTTATAGGTAGATTGGGTTTGATTTATGAAACCGTCGCGAATCTTCTTCCATAAATAAATTCATTAAATGGAAAAAATCTTGAGCCttgttatttttgttcttcttctgacAGTTAGTTAATTCAGCTTTCGTCGCCATGTTGCATGCTCAAATCTTTCTATTTGTGAAAAAGTAGATCTTATGTATGTGTCTGGTTCTCTTGACAATCACTCAactgttgttttttcttttcttttgacaGATTTAATCAGCTGGCTTCCTGAAGAGGTTCTAGGCAGCATCTTGTCCTTACTTTCGACAAAACAAGCCGCAACAACATCTGTACTTGCTAAAAGGTGGAGGCATGTGTTTAGATTAGTTCATAATCTTGATTTCAATGATTATGATCATGTGCTGCCACCGGAAGAGGGTGGAAGAAAATGGAATCTGATCCGGGAGAGCTTCAGGAAATTTGTGGATGCTTTGCAATGCGCTTCTAGTATCAAGAAATTATCTCTAAAATGTCATTTTCGTGTGGAAAACGAGATGGCTCACGTGAATAGCTGGATATGTAATGCCGTAGAGCGTGGTGTCTTGGAGATGAGCCTAGATTTATGGACTGTTTGTGTAGTCGTTCTGCCTCGTGCGCTCTTCACGAGCAAGACACTGGTTAAGCTGACACTGGGATCACATATCGATCTTGGCAACATTCCTCCAGGTGTGTCTCTTCCAGCGCTCAAGAGCCTCTTCATCGAAACCATCTTTTTCAGTTATGGAGATCTGTGTAATGTGCTTCTTCCTGGTTGCCCAGTACTCGAGGAGCTGTCTGTACGTCACGTGAATTGTGAAGGAGTCCCATTCTGCATTTCCAGTAGGAGCATCAAGAAACTAACAGTTTACTACAAATTTGAGACTGTGATTACAGATATGCCCGGCATGTCGTTTGACGCACCGAATCTTGTCTCCCTCGACTACTCAGATTATGCATTGGAAGAGTACCCACAAGTGAACTTGGAGTCCCTAGTCGGAGCTAGGCTGAAtattaaatattctaaattaaTCAAGTGGCCTGATATGTCTGGTCTCATTAATGGGATAAGCAACGTCCACACCCTGCATCTCACTTCTGCTTCTGCTAATGTAAGTTTTTACTTGACATAactcataaaaaaaattaaaaaaaaaaagacattctCATTATTGAAGcttatatgtgtgtgtgtgtgatgtTCAGGTGATTTCTCGATGTGTTAAACACGGACTATCTCTACCATTGTTCAAGAATCTGATTAACTTATCTTTTTGGGGTGACCACAAACGATGCTGGAAACTGCTGCCTTACCTTATCAAGCAGTCTCCAAAGCTCTATACTCTACTCATCCAGGGTCTCGATGATTACACATGCGATGGTACCATGCATCTTGTCAAAGTGAAGGTGCTGCATCTTCTTGCCTTTGGAGGAACGGCTAGAGAGTTGGAACATTTGATGAGTATTCTTGGGGGCATTATGGTTGATGATGGTAAAATGTTGCAAACGGATGACGCTCGTTGGAGATGCAGCATCCAAGTGCAAGACCGATTTCGTTTCTTACGTCTATCCAGGTCCTCTTGTTAAACAGCCTTGAGCACTGACCACTGCTGCGATTTCTGGCAACGTCAACCGTAAGCTGTTCTTGTACCGATTTGTTAAAACTTCATCTTTGAGGAATTGATTCTTCATTTAAACATCAAGAATAAACAAACGACAAACTTACATCAATTTTGGAACAAAAGCTGGACTAAATCAAGGAAGTTTGTCAGCAACTCAAATCTTTAATTTCGATAGAGAGACTTTGTTGAAGATCCCAATGCGATAACTTTGAGGATCCATATGGTTGGACTGATGTAAGTTGCGGTTCTTAGCTCAGTTAACTTTGAGGATCCACCACCTTATGTTTTGGTTCTTCGGATAGAAGTTCATTTCAGTTCATCATCCATGTTATTTGAAGTTTCAACTACCTATCTCTATCCGCTATTTGGAATCGCTATGCTCCTTTCCATGAAATGCAATCATCAAAACTACTCTTTTCACTTTGACGTATCTCTGGCTTATGCTCTAGTTTCCCTTTTAATTAATCCTCTCTATCTAGTTGTCTTTTAGTTTTATGGTGTAATCTTCTGGCTTTGGAAAGATTTCTATCTTTGTCGGCTTCTGATTCCGGAAGAAATGTATTCCTTGTCGGCTGCATTTTACccgtttaatattttttcagatgacaaaaataaatgtaattgaCTTCTTACGTGCGCAACAATTACAAACAGAGCATAGGGGCTTAAGAGCTAAAGCAACGTAGTGAATTAGCTCGGGGATGACGTCACTAAGCAGTCAGATGTCCCCGTCGCGATTAACGGTTGACGTAGTGTAAATATCCAAGGAGTCGAGAATTTTTTCTGACCGACACCACTGGCATCCACACGTGCAGTCAGTTAGTCATCCTCAACTCGTAAATATCCACCGGTCCCGAAAGCaatattgtataaaatattCGTAGAAACAATATGGCAGATCTTTGATATATGTATGCAAATAAATTATAGTATTGATTCAGGATATGTGACTTGTGAGTCATGCAAGAAGTTTTGTTGGTACACGTGATTGGAGTTTTATGTGGGTGCGGGAAGGTTAAGAGAGGTCAGTCCCAAACACACGTTTAGAAATTAGAAAATTAGAAATCagtgttttacaaaaaaaaaaaaaaaaaaaaaattagaaatcagaATCACAATGCATTCATCatcacttttttctttttctttgatcaaCACATTTTATCATCACTAAAAGTAAAAAGACAAGTTCCTGACACATTTAATATTACAAGATTTACTCTCTTATTTTTCAGTCTAAACTCAAAATCTAAATTACAAGAttttactctctctcttatGGTTCAACAGAGGAAGTTTTCCATAAATATTTAGGAAATATCAAATATGAAAAGATTCtgataaactatttatttatttatttatttatctatcaTCATCTATCATCTTTCATCTTCCTCCATCTTTTGAAACTGGGGAAGATAGATCTGTCATAGAAGACGAGGGTATATCTGTGACCCCCTCTGCCGTTTAATTACATAATGACTGGTAACACATGCGAGAAAGAAGGTAAGCCCTTCAATTCagttgagaaaaagaaaaaaagaaaaccaagtctttttttgtttgtatacaCTCTTTTAGATTGGTTTGTAGAAAAACATTGATGTGGATCTTCGGTATGGTCTCTGGTTCTATTACAAACGATCAAAGCGTTGTTCTGTTGAGCTTCCACTAAATAGGTCTGAGTTCTGATGAAAAGTGGATCTTATGTATGTGTCTTGTTCTTCTTTAGCCAAAGGTAGAAACTGTTGATATCAGCTTTGGTTTCTATTCCctctttttaaagttttatttgtgGTCCGAACGAACATCATTGATATGGATCTTCATCATTCATGGTCTCTGGTTCTGCATATAGTTTTCCTCTGTTTTGCACATCATAGACCTCTGTTCTTACAAGCGCCTCACAGTGTTGTTATTTTGAGCTTTTACTAGGTTAATATATAGAGATATAgggttttccttttttttttttgaaagaatagATGTAGGGGTTTCATTCATGAAACTGTTGCTGCTTGAATCTTCCATTAAACTAAATTCAAcctttcttattatttttttcttgttctggAAGTTAGTTGAATGAGTCTGAGCCACTTCATGTTTCAGGTACTATTAAAGAAGAGGCTGGCTTGAGAGATTTAATCAGCTGGCTTCCTGAAGAGGTTCTAGGCAGCATATTGTCCTTACTTCCGACAAAACAGGCCGCATCAACATCTGTACTTGCTAAAAAGTGGAGGCATGTGTTTAAATTAGTTCATAATCTTGATTTCGATGATTATGATGTGCGGCAaccggaagaggaagaggaagaggaagagggtgGAAGAAAGTGGGATTTGATCCGGGAGAGCTTCAGGAAATTTGTGGATGCTTTCCAATGCGCTTCTCCTATCAAGAAATTCTCTCTAAAATGTCACTTTCGCGAGAAAAGCGAAATGGCTCATGTGAATGGCTGGATATGTAATGCCTTAGCGCGTGGCGTTTTGGAGATGAGCCTAGATTTATGGACtggttttgaagtttttcttcCTTGTGCTCTCCTCACGAGCAAGACGCTTGTTAAGCTGACACTGGGATCACAACTTTGCCTTGGGAACATTCCTCCAGGTGTGTCTCTTCCAGCGCTCAAGAGTCTCTTCATCGACTCCATCTTTTTCACTTACGGAGATCTGTGCAATGTGCTTCTTCCTGGTTGCCCAGTACTCGAGGAGCTGTCTGTACTTCACGTGGATTTTGTTGGAGTCCCATTCTTCATATCCAGTAGGAGCATCAAGAAACTATCAGTTAGCTACAAGCTTGAGTCTGAAATTACAACTATGCCCGGCATGTCATTTCACGCACCGAATCTTGTCTCCCTCAACTACTCGGATTATGCATTGGAAGAGTACCCACAAGTGGACTTAGAGTCCCTAGTTCAAGCTTGGCTGAATATTCATTATTCTAAATTAATCAAGAGGCCTGATATGTCTGGTCTCATTAATGGGATAAGCAACGTCCACACCCTGCATCTTACTCCTGCTTCTACTAATGTAAGCTTTTACTTAATGTAACTCATAAAAAAAAGACACTCTCATTATTGAAgcatatatatgtgtgtgtgatGATGTTTCAGGTGATTTCTCGATGTGTTAAACACGGACTATCTCTACCGATGTTCAAGAATCTGATTAACTTAATTTTTTGGGGTGACAACAAACGATGCTGGAAACTGCTGCCTTGCCTTATCAAGCAGTCTCCAAATCTCTGTACTCTACTCATCCACGGTCTGGATGAGTACACTTGCGATGGTACCATGCATCTCGTCAAAGTGAAGGGGTTGCATCTTCTTGCCTTTGGAGGAACTGCTAGAGAGTTGGAACATTTGATGAGTATTCTTGGGGGCGTTATGGTTGATGATGGTCATATATTGCAAACCCATGACTCTCGTTGGAGCTGTATCATCCAACTGCAAGACCGATTTCGTTTCTTACGTCTATCCAAGTCCTCTTGTTAATCTTTTAGTTTAGTCTTTATAGTGCAACACCGAAGTCTTTATGTGTCACAGTTTGAACGCACCATTTTACTAGAACCTACTTGCAAAGAAGTTGTTTCCAAGGGAGCTGATTACTGATTCATCAGATCCTCTGTTTTTGCTCTGTTCGTTTTATCTCATATACTCTGTTCTTGAGTTTGCACACTGCTTGTTTCATATAATGTTTTGTTTACATCAACACCATCCTCGTATGTGACCTGGACAAAGACGCTGTTGTGTTATAGATTTCTGAAGATAAGATAGTGGTGACTGATGAGCAAACAGAACTGAGCTAAAGTCATGTGTACATACTAAgtgttttcttgaaaattcCATCAAATTGTCTAATGATACCAAAACACCTGAGAATAGCAACTATACTCTGTtcttacatgtttttttttattcctttCAAATAAACCATTAAAAAAGATAAGACCATCCGCAATCGTGATACCCGCTTAtgaattcttaaaaaaattttttttttttttttattattatttttttcaactatACATTACGGATGCCCTAAAGCTTCTTGCTTTGTGgggaaaaaaaatttgatttaatctGAATTGGTGGAAAAGCTAGGTTGATTAAGGGCTATTAACTTTCACATTAAAAGTTAGAcagttaatatcatttatacatttaatgaataaacatataaattatccttaaaataaaaacgaaatttaattttatgattaaataactgattaaaattaatatgataagaattatctaaaatttaaaaaatatattttaaaataaaaaattagagtgattaatattgtttatatctttaatagataaatatataaattacctacaaaataaaaaagaatttatttatttttattacataagtaaatctatactattatttgcgaagtgatttttcgcaacagAGCTTCCACGTTAGAAGTTAGactggttaatatcgtttatacctttaatgaataaacatataaattatctataaaataaaaaaaagaaatttaattttatgattaagtagctgattaaaattaataatgataagaattatccaaaatctaaaaatatatttttaaaataaaaaatttagagtggtcaatatcatttatacccttaatgaataaaacataaattaacaacaaaataaaaacctagttttaattcttttgattagctaaattattaaaattaatattaataataattatccaaaatctaaaaatatattttaaataaaacaaacttttatttatcatattattttaataaaaatatatattatttttattacaatctaacaataaatatattgatccaactattactttttgtaaataatttttttattgtttatgtttaaatagtatagatgagaaaaatatatgtaatgtaaaatataaataatggaaaataaatggaaaatatgagcaaaatataagtaaaaataagtgTAAAAAGTGGTAACAAAAgtataagattttaaaatcaaaaatatttttaatatgttagtgttttcaaaaatttaatacaataataaacatatattttaataaaatatataaaaaattatgtccGCATATGCGTGCATCACACCTAGTAGGTAAAGTATTTGGATATTTAAGCAGGTTACAAGATTTTGGACAAAGTAATCGTCTTTGTAAGCAAATGTTTTGAAAAACAGTATccacaaacaaaacaataaatccGCAAGAGCCCTACACAAAATCAACGTGGGAAAGTACGGTGAAGAACACACAAAAGGTGTGTTACTCTCCTAGGTAACAGATAAAATTGCTTTGCATATTCATTGTTGAAAGACACAAGACTCATTTCACTTACATAAGCGGAAGCCAAAACGCCCAGTGCATGAGTAAGTTTGCAAAGATCATCTTGCTCAAAGACATGGTCTTCAGATGGCAGATAAGTAATACCAACAACCACGTcaggaagagaagaaagagctGCCCTGACAGCATCTGCCGCAACCATGAATGCCCTGAATATAAGCTTCTGAGTTAAAAACCAAAGCATAAAAGTTCAATAACAATGAGATGTGGAAGCATCTTTACCTCCTCAGTATTTGTCTGCACATAATAACCAAGCGAGGCCTGTAACAAAGAGGTCAGTCAGAACATGTACACACCACACATATCTGAGGCTCAAATCGAAAAAGGAGCAACAAACCTGCTAGTAAGCTCATCGCTAAAAGATTTGCAAAGCCTTGTCTTCAGCGGTTTGTGTTACTTCACCAGTTGTTGAATGTTGAACTTCATTAGCCATCCCTTTGGCCTTTTCCTGAAGGAACTTAGCGGCGCCTGCTTCATGTTCATCGGGAGAGACTTGAACTTCAATTTCCTTGTTGTTATCTTCAGTCCCTCCGAAACTACCACTTTTTCCAGGTGCAGTGGGTTTGAAGAGCAGGACATAGAACACTTCGACTGAATACCATGGACAGGGTATGCCGTTAGCCTGAACATCCTATTAGTAGTTGATCTCTGTATCTTTTGGAGATAGTGCACCACCTTAGTCATGCCAAATCCCTGGACAACTTTGGTCTTGTAGCAGCTCCAAACAGACCTGAATACATGAGAGTTGACTATGGGACCATAGAAAATCCAGTTCCTCTCAGCTTCTCCCGCTTGAAGCTCACAGTTGAAGAAGGTGTCAGACTGATTCCAAGGGTTAGTCTCCAAAGCAGCTATGGGGAGTAAAGGAACACCGCAAGGTTTCTCTACAGCTCGAGAATCGAGACACTTTCTTGCCACATAATGTGACTTTCAAACAATTTCTTGCCACACTTGAAAAAGTAGTATTTACTTATTGTATTTCAaacaatttcttttataaatattgtgaaATGTTGAACATTAACGTCGATTTTGAACTTTAATGTGACTTTGATTTAAGTTCTAAAATCATAATCATTTAACTAGAATTATGAACAAGTAAATCTGAACATTTTTTAAGTTATGAAGACTTTTCTGTTTTTCCTCTTCTAAGATAAGGTTtccattaaaatttatatctcATGAGAATTTTAAGCTACAatgaaaactaattaaaatatatgtaagttttttCAAATGATGTTAGAACctagaatcatatatatatatatataaagtttggaGAGAGTGAGCAATACTTGTACATTATCCAAAATTTTGGTATTGTGTTCATATCTAATTTTATTTGGCTACACAATTTGCATCAAACtctcattttatatattttattttcataaaaaggATCTTATTTATTAAGGTAATTTCAGCTGGTAAAACAATTTCACATGCATGAGATATTAGCATTACATAAATTGAATGAGTTTTCTATCTCCATATAACAAGACAAGAATATCAACTAATGCATTTTGTTATCTGATGAAATATGTGTGGTTGAAAATATAGCAATTCATACTATTTCACTTTTTTAGTTGTCATActcttcaaattttaatttaaaaaacttcAGCTATCATCAATAACTTAACAATtgtaaaaatgaattaaaacaaTGGTGGAAGTCATTAGTTTTTTGACAATAAGAGTTTTACACCATttagtttagtttggtttttatATTCTAATTTGTATCATGTATCATTTTGCATTTTGATCTGAATATTGAATCGGGTTCaatttgaaatatttgttaGGATCAATAGAATCAAAAATTTCTATTTATGCAGTAAGAAGTTATAAGAACCCATGGATATCTTAAAATACATTTGCATAAGTTagttaattttattgttttatttcatTATATAGAAATTCagtatcattaaaatataaatatttatttcattgtatatattttatcatcatATTTTACTTACTCATTTTCTTGGTGTCAATTCATTAGTGGCTAgaatttcttttgttgtttctaatctattaatttagggattatctactatttgaagttctcatttaaattttggactctttcataattgttgctagaatatatgatgtctcctatacaatgcaacctaccaacttaaattaaaccaaatcttaaccaacatagattagttaaacctaaccagtaacacttttataatatttttggttaatcttttaatataattagatctaggactggacgttcgggtacccattcgggtttcggttcagtccattcgggtttcggattatcggggtcaaagatttcagcctcattcggatatttttaaatttcggttcgggttcggttcagatctttacgggttcggttcgggttcggataacccatttaaaatgtttttaaattttcaaaatttattatatactttaaattttcaaaatctataagaaagataatatattacatataaattttcataacatatatgccaaaataccttaatttaacacataaattagttttctttgaatatttggataaagaatcaatagatatttaactatttcggtgttttcagtatattttagctattttaaacatttgcttttgactatttgcatatattttccgagtattttggaaaattaaaaggtatcttatatatttttaatatttttaatatacattatatataaaaataatgtatatattcaagtatataaatttatttcggatacattcgggtacccaaaatatttcggtttggatcgggttcggtttcggttctttaaataccgaaattttgaatccgttcggatatttaatcaattttggttcgggttcggtgctacttttttggatcgggttcggttcggtttttcgggttcggattttttgcccagccctaattagatcatataaaactgaatcactcttaaatcaacgagttctatatcattccagacataagagaaaaaatatccgactcatttacaacgtaagcatacaaagaccgtgtatgcttatgctcattgatcttccaaaaaccaaataattgtggcatagaccaacataggttcatgttcgtatcactaactttacttccatatatttactcttcacctacatcatatcacaacatacataGTTatacaagaacatgattttttttgttcaaacaaccaaataatggtggcatatggtcagtagattttttaaatatgtttttttatatattacattttacgagactatgtgtataaattttttttttgaaaaaatgcataactatgtgtataagttaaaaggtaaaaggtgtgacaagtcaaattattatactaaaaataaaagaagattaaatacaaactaataacaagtacaacacaaattataacactattaaattctatatatatttaataaaatattatatatatgtctaatatgtatatatatatatataaatgttacacaaaatatatataatattatatacacatattatatataccatatattattaattgaaatttgacaaatcaatttccgccctttagggcgggtcctaatctagttaaaaattatatgagaCTTTTATGGTACCTCACAACTAATGATGCCCTTACGTTTTCTTAAGTAAATCATATCGTTATTAATATGACTTCAATTCGTATTTGCAGTGAATATCGTTTTATGACTTCAATTCATATTTTCAGTCCACTGCTTTACAAGTTACATAGCTCCACGTCTTGAATTCATATTTCAAGACACTGCTTTTTAGTGTTAGGCTTTGGCCATGTAAATTAGGCTGGGCCGCTGGGGCTTCACTTCAGTTTCGTGAAATGACACTATTGATCCCTAAGTTTTGAACGATACTGGTTTAGAATATATCATCACTAAACCCAAAAGAACCCAAACCACATTACATATGTAAGCAGTCGCCTATTGTTAGCTTTGCATCATTATCTAGTTCAGTTAGTTCAAACCACATGAATCTCTTCACATAAATCATATACGGGCAATCTATCTATATCTCACTCACGAGCGATCTTAAGAACTTGTTTCCCAAAGTTTAGTCCACGAAAGAGTCCAACAAGAGCAGAAGGACCATTGTCTAGTCCTTCAACAACGTCTTCAACGTATATCAACTTCCTCGCTTTTATACATGGAAGCATAAACTCCAAGAACTTAGAGAATGTATCAATGAAGTCAACACCCACAAACCCTTGCATCTTGATCTTTTTGTAGATAACAACCGGTAGATTTTGAATCCCTTCTCTGGTTTCAAGATGGTACTGAGAGATCATCCCGCATACAGCAATTCTTCCATGCGTTTTCATGTTCAGTAGCACGGCGTCAAGCATTTTGCCTCCCACGTTCTCTAAGTATATGTCAATGCCCTTTGGAAAACACCTGCCAGAAACAAAGAGATTATATTTTGATCCCACGTACCAAGAAACTGaatagtattatttaaaaagaaaatgaattatAAACCTCTTTAAGGCAGAGTCAAGGTTAGGCACTTCCTTGTCAAGGTTGGATCATCAGAATCTATCACCCTAGACACTCCATATCCGGAAATAGGCTGAACATTAACAAATTATCAACAAGTGTGTATATGTAGATGTGTATGTGAGTGATGTTGTTACCTTGCCCGGCACGAAAGCATCCATAAATGCTGAACTTGATGGATTTGGTTCTTTCATGCGAATCCCTATGTAAGGATCACAAGACAAGTAAATATTTTTCACCAGAATCGCCTTGGATCCAGCCTTACCCTTGAGTTCTACAGCGTTTGCAACCGGTAAAATCATTAAATCAGACTCTTTTGGGAAGCCCTTAATGTAATCTCTAAGTATTGCTTGTTCCTCACGGTACTCTCCATTTCCCTCAGTGAAGACATGCTTGTTGTGGTTAGGTTTATATATAGCATCAAAACTTAAGTTAGGCTTGTTAGGTTCAGGTAACATGGACTCAATTGCATCCATAAAGCAGGTTTGGCACGATTAGAACTGAAGAGCTGTCAGACATTTCTAGGCAGTGAAAATGACTAGTGACTAATAAAACACATGTTACATGCAAGGCAGCAGTTTCCAGCACCGTTTGTTGTCACCCCAAAAAGATAAGCCAAACAGATTCTTGAACACCGGTAGAGATAGTCCGTGTTTAACACATCGAGAAATGACCTGAAACATCatcacacacatatatatatgcttcAATAATGAGAGTGTCTTTTTTTATGAGTTAATATAAGTAAAAACTTACATTAGTAGAAGCAGGAGTGAGATGTAGGGCGCGGACGTTGCTTATCCCATTAATGAGACCAGACATATCAGGCCACTTGAttaatttagaatatttaataTTCAGCCTAGCTTCGACTAGGGACTCCAAGTTCACTTGTGGGTACTCTTCCAATGCATAATCTGAGTAGTCGAGGGAGACAAGATTCGGTGCGTCAAACGACATGCCGGGCATCTCTGTAATCCAAGTCTCAAAGTTGTAGTAAACTGTTAGTTTCTTGATGCTCCTACTGGATATGCAGTATGAGATTCCTTCATAATTCACGTGACGTACAGACAGCTCCTCGAGTACTGGGCAACCAGGAAGAAGCACATTACACAGATCTCCAAAACTGAAAAGGATGGTGTCGATGAAGAGACTCTTGAGCGCTGGAAGAGACACACCTGGAGGAATGTTCCCAAGATCGATATGTGATCCCAGTGTCAGCTTAACCAGCGTCTTGCTTGTGACGAGCTCACAAGGCAGAACGACTACACAAACAGTCCATAAATCTAGGCTCATCTCCAAAACACCACGCTCTACGGCATTACATATCCAGCTATTCACGTGAGCCATCTCGCTTTCCTCGCGAAAATGACATTTTAGAGAGAATATCTTGATACGAGAAGCGCATTGCAAAGCATCTACAAATTTCCTGAAGCTCTCCCGGATCAGATCCCACTTTCTTCcaccctcttcctcttccggtGGCAGCACATGATCATAATCATTGAAATCAAGATTGTGAACTAATCTAAACACATGCCTCCACTTTTTAGCAAGTACAGATGTTGTTGCGGCTTGTTTTGTCGGTAGTAAGGACAAGATGCTGCCTAGAACCTCTTCAGGAAGCCAGCTGATTAAATCTCTCGAGCCAGCCTCTTCTTTCTCGCATGCATTACTAGTCATTATGAAATTAACGGCGGAGTAGGACGTCAAAGATATGCCGAAGATGGAAAAGAGAGGATGTTGTAAGAtgaataaataacaatt
It encodes:
- the LOC108830503 gene encoding F-box/LRR-repeat protein At1g06630-like — translated: MDDLISWLPEEVLGSILSLLSTKQAATTSVLAKRWRHVFRLVHNLDFNDYDHVLPPEEGGRKWNLIRESFRKFVDALQCASSIKKLSLKCHFRVENEMAHVNSWICNAVERGVLEMSLDLWTVCVVVLPRALFTSKTLVKLTLGSHIDLGNIPPGVSLPALKSLFIETIFFSYGDLCNVLLPGCPVLEELSVRHVNCEGVPFCISSRSIKKLTVYYKFETVITDMPGMSFDAPNLVSLDYSDYALEEYPQVNLESLVGARLNIKYSKLIKWPDMSGLINGISNVHTLHLTSASANVISRCVKHGLSLPLFKNLINLSFWGDHKRCWKLLPYLIKQSPKLYTLLIQGLDDYTCDGTMHLVKVKVLHLLAFGGTARELEHLMSILGGIMVDDGKMLQTDDARWRCSIQVQDRFRFLRLSRSSC
- the LOC108830501 gene encoding F-box/LRR-repeat protein At1g06630; the encoded protein is MTGNTCEKEGTIKEEAGLRDLISWLPEEVLGSILSLLPTKQAASTSVLAKKWRHVFKLVHNLDFDDYDVRQPEEEEEEEEGGRKWDLIRESFRKFVDAFQCASPIKKFSLKCHFREKSEMAHVNGWICNALARGVLEMSLDLWTGFEVFLPCALLTSKTLVKLTLGSQLCLGNIPPGVSLPALKSLFIDSIFFTYGDLCNVLLPGCPVLEELSVLHVDFVGVPFFISSRSIKKLSVSYKLESEITTMPGMSFHAPNLVSLNYSDYALEEYPQVDLESLVQAWLNIHYSKLIKRPDMSGLINGISNVHTLHLTPASTNVISRCVKHGLSLPMFKNLINLIFWGDNKRCWKLLPCLIKQSPNLCTLLIHGLDEYTCDGTMHLVKVKGLHLLAFGGTARELEHLMSILGGVMVDDGHILQTHDSRWSCIIQLQDRFRFLRLSKSSC
- the LOC108830510 gene encoding NADP-dependent alkenal double bond reductase P2-like, translated to MDAIESMLPEPNKPNLSFDAIYKPNHNKHVFTEGNGEYREEQAILRDYIKGFPKESDLMILPVANAVELKGKAGSKAILVKNIYLSCDPYIGIRMKEPNPSSSAFMDAFVPGKEVPNLDSALKRCFPKGIDIYLENVGGKMLDAVLLNMKTHGRIAVCGMISQYHLETREGIQNLPVVIYKKIKMQGFVGVDFIDTFSKFLEFMLPCIKARKLIYVEDVVEGLDNGPSALVGLFRGLNFGKQVLKIARE
- the LOC108830504 gene encoding F-box/LRR-repeat protein At3g60040-like, producing MTSNACEKEEAGSRDLISWLPEEVLGSILSLLPTKQAATTSVLAKKWRHVFRLVHNLDFNDYDHVLPPEEEEGGRKWDLIRESFRKFVDALQCASRIKIFSLKCHFREESEMAHVNSWICNAVERGVLEMSLDLWTVCVVVLPCELVTSKTLVKLTLGSHIDLGNIPPGVSLPALKSLFIDTILFSFGDLCNVLLPGCPVLEELSVRHVNYEGISYCISSRSIKKLTVYYNFETWITEMPGMSFDAPNLVSLDYSDYALEEYPQVNLESLVEARLNIKYSKLIKWPDMSGLINGISNVRALHLTPASTNVISRCVKHGLSLPVFKNLFGLSFWGDNKRCWKLLPCM